In Mus caroli chromosome 9, CAROLI_EIJ_v1.1, whole genome shotgun sequence, a single window of DNA contains:
- the Tmem30a gene encoding cell cycle control protein 50A, with amino-acid sequence MAMNYSAKDEVDGGPPGPPGGAAKTRRPDNTAFKQQRLPAWQPILTAGTVLPTFFIIGLIFIPIGIGIFVTSNNIREIEIDYTGTEPSSPCNKCLSPNVTSCACTINFTLKQSFEGNVFMYYGLSNFYQNHRRYVKSRDDSQLNGDPSALLNPSKECEPYRRSEDRPIAPCGAIANSMFNDTLELFLVANESDPKPIRIPLKKKGIAWWTDKNVKFRNPPGRESLEEKFKDTIKPVNWHKAVYELDPDDESNNGFINEDFIVWMRTAALPTFRKLYRLIERRDDLHPTLPAGQYYLNITYNYPVHSFDGRKRMILSTISWMGGKNPFLGIAYITIGSISFLLGVVLLVINHKYRNSSNTADITI; translated from the exons ATGGCGATGAACTATAGCGCGAAGGATGAGGTGGACGGCGGGCCCCCGGGTCCTCCCGGGGGCGCCGCCAAAACCCGGAGGCCGGATAACACGGCCTTCAAACAGCAACGGCTGCCCGCCTGGCAGCCCATCCTCACGGCCGGCACGGTGCTGCCCACCTTCTTCATCATCGGCCTCATCTTCATCCCCATCGGCATCGGCATCTTCGTCACCTCCAACAACATCCGTGAGATCGAG ATTGATTACACTGGAACAGAACCTTCCAGCCCCTGCAATAAATGTTTATCTCCGAATGTGACATCTTGTGCTTGTACCATTAACTTCACACTGAAACAGTCATTTGAG gGCAATGTGTTTATGTATTATGGACTGTCTAATTTCTATCAAAATCATCGTCGCTATGTGAAGTCTCGAGATGATAGCCAGTTAAATGGAGACCCTAGTGCTTTGCTT AATCCAAGTAAGGAATGTGAACCTTATCGAAGAAGTGAAGACAGACCAATCGCTCCATGTGGAGCTATTGCCAACAGCATGTTTAATG ATACGTTAGAATTGTTTCTGGTTGCCAATGAATCTGATCCCAAGCCTATTCGAATTCCTTTGAAGAAGAAAGGTATTGCTTGGTGGACagataaaaatgtgaaattcagaaatccacctggaaGAGAGAGCCTCGAAGAAAAGTTTAAAG ATACAATAAAGCCAGTAAACTGGCATAAGGCAGTATATGAGCTAGACCCTGATGATGAAAGTAATAATGGATTCATAAATGAAGACTTTATAGTTTGGATGCGTACTGCAGCATTACCTACTTTTCGTAAGTTGTATCGTCTCATAGAGCGGAGAGATGATTTACACCCAACATTACCAGCTGGACAGTACTATTTGAACATCACATACa ATTACCCTGTGCATTCTTTTGATGGACGGAAACGGATGATCTTGAGCACTATTTCATGGATGGGAGGAAAGAATCCATTTTTGGGAATTGCTTACATCACTATTGGatccatctctttccttctgggAGTTGTACTGCTAGTAATTAATCATAAATATAGAAACAGTAGTAACACTGCTGACATcaccatttaa